In Bacillus horti, the following proteins share a genomic window:
- the sigH gene encoding RNA polymerase sporulation sigma factor SigH, whose amino-acid sequence MRVNLDYQVATHVEFERLPDEELVELVRDGDLDALEYLIHKYKNFVRAKARSYFLIGADREDIVQEGMIGLYKSIRDFKEDKLSSFKAFAELCITRQIITAIKTATRQKHIPLNSYVSLDKPIYDEESDRTLLDILCGTKVTDPEELIINQEEFDDIEIKMGEILSELEREVLMLYLDGRSYQEIAFDLNRHVKSIDNALQRVKRKLERYLEIREVSL is encoded by the coding sequence ATAAGGGTGAATCTAGATTACCAAGTGGCAACTCATGTAGAGTTTGAACGTTTGCCTGATGAAGAGCTTGTGGAGCTTGTGAGAGATGGAGATTTAGATGCCTTAGAGTATTTGATTCACAAATATAAGAATTTCGTGCGGGCTAAAGCTAGATCTTATTTCCTAATAGGTGCGGATCGAGAGGATATTGTGCAGGAAGGAATGATTGGGTTATACAAATCCATTCGTGACTTTAAAGAGGACAAGCTTTCTTCTTTCAAGGCATTTGCCGAACTGTGCATTACGCGTCAAATCATTACCGCTATTAAGACGGCTACAAGGCAAAAGCACATCCCTCTTAACTCTTACGTTTCTCTAGATAAACCAATTTATGATGAAGAATCAGATCGAACCTTACTCGATATTTTGTGTGGGACGAAAGTCACAGACCCTGAGGAACTGATTATTAATCAGGAGGAATTCGACGACATTGAAATCAAGATGGGTGAAATTCTAAGTGAGCTAGAAAGAGAAGTGCTGATGCTGTATTTAGATGGCAGGTCCTATCAGGAAATTGCTTTTGACCTTAATCGTCATGTTAAATCGATTGATAATGCCCTGCAGAGAGTGAAGCGTAAGCTAGAGAGGTACTTAGAAATTCGAGAAGTTTCCCTGTAA
- the rpmG gene encoding 50S ribosomal protein L33, whose amino-acid sequence MRVNVTLACTECKQRNYITDKNKRNNTERIEMKKHCKFCNSHTLHRETK is encoded by the coding sequence ATGCGCGTGAACGTTACTTTAGCTTGCACAGAGTGCAAACAACGTAATTACATTACAGACAAGAACAAGCGAAACAATACAGAGCGTATTGAAATGAAAAAGCATTGCAAATTCTGCAACAGTCACACTTTACATCGTGAAACTAAATAG
- the secE gene encoding preprotein translocase subunit SecE, giving the protein MGFLSKIGNGFRKSAHFFRDGWLELKKVRWPNRKELVSYTLVVLTTVVLIAIFFTIIDSGLSELLRVILG; this is encoded by the coding sequence ATGGGATTCTTATCAAAGATTGGGAATGGATTTAGAAAATCAGCTCATTTCTTCCGTGATGGATGGCTAGAGTTGAAAAAAGTCCGCTGGCCTAATCGTAAGGAATTAGTGAGCTATACGCTCGTCGTTTTAACAACTGTTGTACTTATAGCAATCTTCTTTACGATCATTGATAGTGGATTATCTGAGCTTTTAAGAGTCATTTTAGGTTAA
- the nusG gene encoding transcription termination/antitermination protein NusG translates to MEKRWYVVHTYSGYENKVKANLEMRVESMKMTDKIFRVLVPQDEETEIKDGKKKTVMKKKFPGYVLVEMIMTDDSWYVVRNTPGVTGFIGSYGGGSKPTPLLPEEVTSLLKQMGVEEARIKVDFALHENVKVKEGPFANFIGMIEEISDEKQKVKVRVNMFGRETPVELDFSKIEKV, encoded by the coding sequence ATGGAAAAAAGATGGTATGTTGTCCATACTTACTCTGGGTATGAAAACAAAGTTAAAGCAAACCTTGAGATGCGCGTCGAATCGATGAAGATGACGGACAAGATCTTTCGTGTGCTCGTCCCTCAGGATGAAGAGACGGAAATCAAAGATGGCAAAAAGAAAACCGTTATGAAAAAGAAGTTCCCTGGCTACGTGCTGGTAGAAATGATCATGACAGATGATTCATGGTATGTCGTACGTAACACTCCAGGAGTAACTGGATTTATCGGTTCCTATGGCGGCGGATCAAAGCCAACTCCCCTATTACCGGAAGAAGTAACTTCTCTCTTGAAGCAAATGGGTGTTGAAGAAGCCCGCATCAAGGTTGATTTTGCTCTTCACGAAAACGTGAAGGTGAAGGAAGGCCCTTTTGCCAACTTTATTGGTATGATTGAGGAAATTTCTGATGAGAAGCAAAAGGTGAAGGTGCGAGTCAATATGTTTGGCCGCGAAACCCCGGTTGAGCTTGATTTTTCTAAAATTGAGAAAGTCTAA
- the rplK gene encoding 50S ribosomal protein L11, which yields MAKKVIKIVKLQIPAGKANPAPPVGPALGQAGINIMGFCKEFNAQTSDKAGLIIPVEITVFEDRSFTFILKTPPAAVLLKKAAGIESGSGEPNKKKVATVKRDKVREIAEAKMPDLNAASVEAAMLMVEGTARSMGIVIED from the coding sequence GTGGCGAAAAAGGTCATTAAAATCGTAAAACTTCAAATTCCAGCTGGGAAAGCGAATCCGGCTCCACCAGTAGGACCTGCACTAGGTCAAGCTGGTATTAATATCATGGGATTTTGTAAAGAATTTAACGCTCAAACGTCTGACAAAGCGGGTCTAATTATACCGGTTGAAATTACCGTATTTGAAGACCGTTCATTTACATTTATCTTAAAGACTCCGCCTGCTGCTGTCTTATTAAAGAAGGCTGCTGGTATTGAGTCTGGTTCTGGTGAACCAAACAAAAAGAAGGTTGCTACGGTAAAGCGTGATAAAGTACGCGAAATCGCGGAAGCGAAAATGCCAGATCTAAATGCAGCCAGCGTTGAAGCTGCGATGCTTATGGTTGAAGGTACTGCTCGTAGCATGGGAATCGTTATTGAAGACTAA
- the rplA gene encoding 50S ribosomal protein L1: protein MAKKGKKYQEAAKLVDRETSYDPTEAIELVKKAASANFDETIEVAARLGVDPKKADQQIRGAVVLPHGTGKVQRVLVFAKGEKAKEAEAAGADHVGDEDLINKINQGWFDFDVVVATPDMMAQVGKLGRVLGPKGLMPNPKTGTVTFDITKAINEIKAGKVEYRVDRNGNIHVPIGKVSFDSDKLADNLATIVNTLIKAKPPAAKGVYMRNVSISSTMGPGVRLQTAKYTG from the coding sequence ATGGCGAAAAAAGGTAAAAAATATCAAGAAGCTGCCAAGCTAGTTGATCGCGAAACATCTTATGATCCAACAGAAGCGATTGAGCTAGTGAAAAAAGCAGCATCTGCTAACTTTGATGAAACGATTGAGGTAGCTGCTCGTTTAGGAGTAGACCCAAAGAAAGCGGATCAACAGATTCGTGGAGCAGTCGTTTTACCACATGGTACTGGTAAAGTTCAACGCGTGCTTGTGTTCGCAAAAGGTGAAAAGGCTAAAGAAGCTGAAGCAGCTGGTGCAGATCACGTTGGGGACGAAGATTTAATCAACAAAATTAATCAAGGCTGGTTCGATTTTGATGTTGTTGTAGCTACTCCAGATATGATGGCTCAAGTTGGTAAGCTTGGACGTGTTTTAGGACCTAAAGGCTTAATGCCAAACCCTAAAACAGGAACAGTTACATTCGATATCACAAAAGCGATTAATGAGATTAAAGCTGGTAAGGTAGAATATCGTGTTGACCGTAACGGAAACATTCACGTTCCAATCGGGAAGGTTTCCTTTGACTCAGATAAGCTAGCTGATAACCTAGCAACAATCGTGAATACGTTAATCAAAGCTAAGCCACCAGCAGCAAAAGGTGTTTACATGCGTAATGTATCCATCAGCTCTACAATGGGTCCTGGTGTGCGTCTTCAAACAGCGAAATATACAGGCTAA
- the rplJ gene encoding 50S ribosomal protein L10, protein MGVREEKQQVVQEIAAKLRESKSTVLVDYRGLDVGQVTELRKQLREAGVEMKVYKNTLSRRATQEADLTDLDAFLVGPTAIATSVEDAIAPAKILHQFAKKNEDLEIKAGIVEGKIVDVNEIKALADLPSREGLLSMLLSVLQAPVRNFALATKAVADQKAE, encoded by the coding sequence ATGGGCGTACGTGAAGAAAAACAACAGGTCGTACAAGAAATTGCAGCAAAGCTTCGTGAGAGCAAAAGCACAGTGCTTGTTGACTATCGTGGACTTGACGTAGGACAGGTGACAGAGCTTCGTAAGCAATTACGTGAAGCGGGTGTAGAGATGAAAGTCTACAAAAATACACTTTCTCGCCGTGCTACTCAAGAAGCGGATTTAACAGACCTAGACGCATTTCTAGTTGGACCAACAGCGATTGCTACTTCTGTTGAAGATGCCATTGCACCAGCGAAGATTTTACATCAATTCGCTAAGAAAAACGAGGATCTTGAAATTAAAGCAGGGATCGTTGAAGGTAAAATTGTAGATGTGAATGAGATCAAAGCGTTAGCTGATCTACCATCTCGCGAAGGTCTACTTTCTATGTTGCTTAGCGTGCTTCAAGCACCTGTACGTAACTTTGCGTTGGCAACAAAAGCTGTTGCTGATCAAAAAGCAGAATAA
- the rplL gene encoding 50S ribosomal protein L7/L12: MSKEQIIDAIKEMTVLELNDLVKAIEEEFGVTAAAPVAVAGGGGAAAAEEQSEFDVILTSAGASKINVIKVVREVTGLGLKEAKALVDEAPKPIKEKVAKEEAEEVKAKLEEAGANVEVK, translated from the coding sequence ATGTCTAAAGAGCAAATTATCGACGCGATTAAAGAAATGACTGTTCTTGAATTAAATGACTTAGTTAAAGCTATTGAGGAAGAATTTGGCGTAACGGCTGCTGCACCAGTTGCTGTAGCTGGTGGTGGCGGAGCTGCTGCTGCTGAAGAGCAATCTGAATTTGATGTTATCCTTACAAGTGCTGGAGCTTCTAAAATCAACGTAATTAAAGTTGTTCGTGAAGTAACTGGACTAGGATTAAAAGAAGCTAAAGCTTTAGTTGACGAAGCACCAAAACCAATCAAAGAAAAAGTAGCTAAAGAAGAAGCTGAAGAAGTAAAAGCGAAGCTTGAAGAAGCTGGAGCTAACGTAGAAGTAAAATAA
- a CDS encoding class I SAM-dependent methyltransferase, whose translation MSDHYYSKQPQTSSQEALLHVRLRDQDLRFYTDRGVFSKKGVDFGSQLLIEYAEVGEAARILDVGCGYGPIGLSLAKESPARQVTMVDINERALHLCQKNAELNQLSNVRILESNLLEKLQGQTFDIILSNPPIRAGKDVVHGLFEQADEALNDGGELWVVIQKKQGSPSAFAKLEELYEKVEEVTKKKGYRIFRAKKGQKT comes from the coding sequence ATGTCCGATCATTATTATTCTAAGCAACCTCAAACCTCAAGCCAGGAGGCCCTCCTTCATGTCCGCTTGAGAGATCAAGACCTACGCTTTTACACAGATCGCGGAGTGTTTTCAAAGAAAGGTGTAGATTTTGGATCTCAGCTCTTAATCGAGTATGCGGAGGTAGGAGAAGCAGCGCGAATTTTAGATGTAGGCTGTGGGTATGGTCCAATAGGTTTAAGCTTAGCCAAAGAATCTCCTGCAAGGCAGGTAACGATGGTTGATATTAATGAAAGGGCTCTACACCTATGCCAAAAGAACGCGGAACTAAACCAGCTGTCAAACGTAAGGATTTTAGAAAGTAATCTATTAGAAAAGCTTCAAGGTCAAACGTTTGATATCATTCTTTCAAATCCGCCGATACGCGCTGGCAAGGATGTGGTTCATGGGCTGTTCGAGCAAGCGGATGAAGCGTTGAACGATGGTGGAGAGCTATGGGTTGTGATTCAGAAAAAACAAGGCTCGCCGTCTGCTTTTGCCAAGCTAGAAGAGTTATATGAAAAAGTTGAAGAGGTTACAAAAAAGAAAGGATATCGTATCTTTCGAGCAAAAAAGGGGCAAAAAACATAA
- the rpoB gene encoding DNA-directed RNA polymerase subunit beta: protein MAGQLVQYGRYRQRRSYSRIKEVLDLPNLIEIQEASYQWFLDEGLREMFQEISPIQDFTGNLVLEFIDYSLGEPKYSVEESKERDVTYAAPLRVKVRLINKETGEVKEQEVFMGDFPLMTDTGTFIINGAERVIVSQLVRSPSVYFSKKMDKNGKMGYTATVIPNRGAWLELETDAKDIIYVRIDRTRKLPVTVLLRALGFSSDQEIINLFGENQYMRNTLEKDNTDSTDKALIEIYERLRPGEPPTIDNAKSLLESRFFDPKRYDLANVGRYKINKKLHIKNRLFNQRVAETLADPETGEIIAETGQTLDRRVLNKLIPYLENGINLKKARPNEGVLEGDIDLQSIDIYSPADQDDEEIIKVISNALVDKKVKHITPADIIASINYFINLLHGVGSTDDIDHLGNRRLRSVGELLQNQFRIGLSRMERVVRERMSIQDANAITPQALINIRPVIAAIKEFFGSSQLSQFMDQTNPLAELTHKRRLSALGPGGLTRERAGFEVRDVHHSHYGRMCPIETPEGPNIGLINSLSSFARVNEYGFIETPYRKVDHDTNTVTAQIDYLTADEEDNFIIAQANALLTEDGRFVNEQVVSRFKDDILTVSNERVDYMDVSPKQVVSVATACIPFLENDDSNRALMGANMQRQAVPLLIPRSPIVGTGMEYKAAKDSGAAVVSKHAGVIERVTAKEIWLRRIATVDGKEVQGELDKYRLLKYQRSNQGTSYNQRPIVSVGERVEKGEILADGPSMEKGELALGQNVLVGFMTWEGYNFEDAIILSERLVKDDVYTSIHIEEYESEARDTKLGPEEITRDIPNVGEDALKNLDERGIIRIGAEINDGDILVGKVTPKGVTELTAEERLLHAIFGEKAREVRDTSLRVPHGGSGIILDVKVFTRANGDELPPGVNQLVRVYIVQKRKISEGDKMAGRHGNKGVIARIMPEEDMPYMPDGTPLDVMLNPLGVPSRMNIGQVLELHLGMAGRKLGQHMATSVFDGAREEDIWSTVEEAGMDPDGKTALFDGRTGEQFDNRVSVGIMYMIKLAHMVDDKIHARSTGPYSLVTQQPLGGKAQFGGQRFGEMEVWALEAYGAAYTLQEILTVKSDDIVGRVKTYEAIVKGENVPEPGVPESFKVLIKELQSLGMDVKILSSDEEEIDMRETDEEEDQTNEKLNLNLEANEASE from the coding sequence GTGGCAGGTCAACTTGTTCAGTATGGAAGATACCGACAAAGAAGAAGCTACTCCAGAATTAAAGAGGTATTAGACTTACCGAATCTTATCGAAATTCAAGAGGCTTCCTATCAATGGTTTTTAGATGAGGGGCTAAGAGAGATGTTCCAAGAAATCTCTCCTATTCAGGATTTCACAGGAAATCTAGTTCTTGAGTTTATTGATTATAGCTTAGGTGAGCCTAAATACTCTGTAGAAGAGTCTAAGGAGCGTGATGTTACTTACGCTGCACCTCTACGAGTGAAAGTACGTCTCATTAACAAGGAGACAGGTGAGGTTAAGGAACAAGAAGTGTTTATGGGAGATTTCCCACTGATGACAGACACAGGAACATTTATTATTAATGGTGCTGAGCGTGTTATTGTCAGTCAGCTTGTTCGTTCTCCAAGTGTTTACTTTAGTAAAAAGATGGATAAAAACGGTAAAATGGGATATACAGCAACTGTTATTCCAAACCGTGGTGCCTGGTTAGAGCTTGAAACGGATGCTAAGGATATCATCTATGTGCGTATTGACCGGACAAGAAAGCTACCCGTGACCGTTCTTCTTCGTGCTTTAGGCTTTAGTAGTGATCAAGAAATTATTAATCTGTTTGGTGAAAATCAATATATGCGCAACACGTTAGAGAAGGATAATACCGACTCTACAGACAAAGCTCTTATCGAAATCTATGAAAGATTACGTCCAGGAGAGCCACCAACGATAGATAATGCAAAAAGTTTATTAGAATCAAGATTCTTCGACCCGAAGCGCTACGATTTAGCGAATGTTGGGCGTTATAAGATAAATAAAAAGCTCCATATTAAGAATCGCTTGTTTAATCAGCGTGTAGCTGAGACGCTTGCCGATCCTGAAACAGGAGAAATTATAGCTGAGACAGGTCAGACTTTAGATCGACGTGTCTTAAACAAGCTTATCCCTTATTTAGAAAACGGAATTAACCTGAAAAAAGCGCGCCCTAATGAAGGTGTACTAGAAGGAGATATCGATTTACAAAGCATTGATATCTATTCTCCAGCTGATCAGGATGATGAAGAGATCATTAAGGTTATTTCGAATGCCCTTGTCGATAAAAAGGTAAAGCATATTACACCTGCTGATATTATTGCCTCAATTAATTATTTTATTAATTTATTGCATGGCGTAGGAAGCACGGATGATATTGACCACCTTGGAAATCGTCGTTTGCGTTCTGTAGGAGAGCTACTGCAGAATCAATTTAGAATTGGTCTTTCACGTATGGAAAGAGTTGTACGTGAGCGTATGTCCATTCAGGATGCCAATGCGATTACACCACAGGCTTTGATTAATATACGTCCCGTGATAGCGGCTATTAAAGAGTTCTTCGGAAGCTCTCAATTATCTCAGTTCATGGATCAAACGAATCCATTAGCAGAGCTTACGCACAAGAGACGTTTGTCTGCTTTAGGACCTGGTGGATTAACGCGTGAACGTGCTGGTTTTGAAGTGCGTGACGTGCATCACTCTCACTATGGTCGTATGTGTCCGATTGAGACTCCAGAGGGACCAAACATCGGTTTAATTAACTCCCTTTCATCCTTTGCTAGAGTGAATGAATATGGGTTTATCGAAACGCCTTATCGTAAGGTAGATCATGATACAAATACAGTTACAGCACAAATCGATTATTTGACAGCTGATGAAGAGGATAATTTTATTATCGCTCAGGCTAATGCTCTACTAACAGAGGATGGTCGTTTTGTGAATGAGCAAGTTGTATCACGTTTCAAGGATGACATTCTAACGGTGTCAAATGAACGTGTTGATTACATGGACGTTTCTCCTAAACAGGTTGTTTCTGTAGCGACGGCGTGTATTCCGTTCTTAGAGAATGATGACTCCAACCGTGCTCTGATGGGTGCGAACATGCAACGTCAAGCAGTCCCACTTCTTATCCCGCGCTCTCCTATTGTCGGAACAGGGATGGAGTATAAAGCGGCGAAGGACTCTGGAGCTGCGGTTGTTTCAAAGCATGCTGGAGTGATTGAAAGAGTAACGGCCAAGGAAATTTGGTTGCGTCGTATCGCCACAGTAGATGGCAAAGAAGTACAAGGCGAGTTAGATAAATATCGCTTGCTCAAATATCAAAGATCCAATCAAGGAACTTCATATAATCAGCGTCCTATCGTAAGTGTGGGTGAAAGAGTTGAAAAAGGAGAAATCCTTGCCGACGGACCTTCCATGGAGAAGGGTGAGCTTGCTTTAGGTCAAAATGTCCTTGTTGGATTCATGACCTGGGAAGGCTATAACTTTGAGGATGCGATTATTCTTAGCGAACGTTTAGTTAAGGATGATGTGTATACATCAATCCATATCGAAGAGTATGAGTCTGAAGCCCGTGATACGAAGCTTGGTCCAGAGGAAATCACACGTGATATTCCAAATGTAGGGGAAGATGCCCTGAAGAACCTGGATGAGCGAGGCATTATCCGTATCGGTGCAGAGATTAATGATGGAGATATCTTAGTTGGAAAAGTAACTCCAAAAGGAGTAACTGAATTAACGGCTGAGGAGCGCTTGCTACACGCTATTTTCGGTGAAAAAGCAAGAGAGGTTCGTGATACATCACTAAGAGTTCCACACGGTGGATCAGGAATTATCTTAGACGTTAAAGTATTCACTAGAGCAAATGGAGATGAGCTTCCGCCAGGAGTTAATCAGCTTGTGCGTGTCTATATCGTACAGAAGAGAAAGATTTCCGAAGGGGATAAGATGGCTGGTCGTCACGGTAATAAAGGGGTTATCGCTCGGATTATGCCTGAAGAGGATATGCCTTACATGCCAGACGGTACGCCACTTGACGTCATGTTAAATCCTCTAGGGGTTCCTTCACGGATGAACATCGGTCAGGTGCTTGAGCTTCACTTAGGTATGGCCGGTAGAAAGCTTGGTCAACACATGGCTACTTCTGTTTTTGATGGAGCGCGTGAGGAAGACATTTGGTCTACTGTTGAGGAAGCGGGAATGGATCCAGACGGAAAAACAGCCCTCTTTGATGGTCGAACAGGGGAGCAGTTTGATAACCGCGTGTCTGTAGGGATCATGTATATGATTAAGCTGGCTCACATGGTCGATGATAAGATCCACGCTCGTTCTACAGGACCTTACTCTCTAGTTACACAGCAGCCATTGGGTGGTAAAGCTCAATTTGGTGGTCAGCGTTTTGGAGAGATGGAGGTTTGGGCACTTGAAGCGTACGGAGCAGCTTACACGCTTCAGGAGATCCTGACTGTGAAATCGGATGATATTGTTGGACGTGTGAAGACGTATGAAGCGATCGTTAAAGGAGAAAACGTCCCTGAGCCAGGTGTACCTGAATCCTTTAAAGTATTGATCAAAGAGCTTCAAAGCTTAGGAATGGATGTGAAAATCCTTTCCTCTGATGAAGAAGAGATTGACATGAGAGAGACAGACGAAGAGGAAGATCAGACGAACGAAAAGCTGAACCTGAATCTTGAAGCCAACGAAGCTAGTGAATAA